The following coding sequences lie in one Azospirillum humicireducens genomic window:
- a CDS encoding extracellular solute-binding protein: MRRLLAVAATILTLAAPAAFASAEAATRTVTALKQFGEPQFKPGFTHFPHVNPDAPKGGSVSLAGSQPGTYDSLNTLILRGVRPRTLGLISDTLMVGSGWELDAAYAHLAESVEVPDDYGWAVFTLRQGARWHDGTPITSADVVFTWDAIQAHGAPFLKSFLDHTAKVEALDERRFKITLTGTGEIKPIIDFATTFSPQPRHWWTSNGRDISKTTLEPVLGSGPYRIRTVDPGRSITYERVADWWAKDLPTARGFYNFDTVKNDFYRDDDVMFEAFKAGAYDFRGEYRAQRWTTGYDFPAAKDGRVVKLEVPSELPLGAQGFRLNTRRDKFADPRVREALALLFDFDWIQKNILYGQYKRTLSNFPNSDFGAKGPPGPAELALLEPFKAQLSERLLTQPFTLPTTDGSGNNRAQVREATRLFKEAGWEVRNGKLTNVRTGEVMAVEFLDGTGALTRVTQPYIETLRRVGIDATMRLVDSAQYQARLDEFDFDATIVNLAFFTPPGTELRSYFGSAAAGLKGSANYSGIHDPVADALIEKALTAKDLDTVQAATRALDRVLLWGFYMVPQWHNAENWIAHKAWLAHPTVWPKYDQDYRSTNFPATWWVDAAGKAAQP; the protein is encoded by the coding sequence ATGCGCCGCCTTCTCGCCGTTGCCGCCACGATCCTGACCCTCGCCGCGCCGGCCGCCTTTGCATCGGCAGAGGCGGCGACCAGGACCGTCACCGCGCTGAAGCAGTTCGGGGAGCCGCAGTTCAAGCCGGGCTTCACCCATTTCCCCCATGTCAATCCCGATGCGCCCAAGGGCGGGTCGGTGTCGCTGGCCGGGTCGCAGCCGGGAACCTACGACAGCCTGAACACGCTGATCCTGCGCGGGGTGCGGCCGCGGACGCTGGGGCTGATCTCCGACACGCTGATGGTCGGGTCCGGCTGGGAACTGGATGCCGCCTACGCCCATCTGGCGGAAAGCGTGGAGGTGCCCGACGATTACGGCTGGGCGGTCTTCACGCTGCGCCAGGGCGCCCGTTGGCATGACGGCACGCCGATCACCAGCGCCGACGTCGTCTTCACCTGGGACGCGATCCAGGCCCATGGCGCGCCCTTCCTCAAATCCTTCCTCGACCACACCGCCAAGGTGGAGGCGCTGGACGAGCGCCGCTTCAAGATCACCTTGACCGGCACGGGGGAGATCAAGCCGATCATCGACTTCGCCACCACATTCTCGCCCCAGCCCAGGCATTGGTGGACGTCGAACGGTCGCGACATCTCCAAGACGACGCTGGAGCCGGTGCTGGGCAGCGGCCCCTACCGCATCAGGACTGTCGATCCGGGCCGCTCCATCACCTACGAGCGCGTCGCCGACTGGTGGGCGAAGGATCTGCCGACCGCGCGCGGCTTCTATAATTTCGACACGGTGAAGAACGACTTCTACCGCGACGACGACGTGATGTTCGAGGCGTTCAAGGCCGGCGCCTACGACTTCCGCGGCGAATATCGGGCACAGCGCTGGACCACCGGCTACGACTTCCCCGCCGCCAAGGACGGCCGCGTCGTGAAGCTGGAAGTGCCGAGCGAATTGCCGTTGGGCGCCCAAGGCTTCCGCCTGAACACCCGCCGCGACAAGTTCGCCGACCCGCGCGTCCGCGAGGCGCTGGCGCTGCTGTTCGATTTCGACTGGATCCAGAAGAACATCCTCTACGGCCAGTACAAGCGGACACTCAGCAATTTCCCCAACTCCGACTTCGGGGCCAAAGGTCCGCCCGGCCCGGCGGAACTGGCGCTGCTGGAGCCGTTCAAGGCGCAGCTGTCCGAGCGGCTGCTGACCCAGCCCTTCACCCTGCCGACCACCGACGGCAGCGGCAACAACCGCGCCCAGGTGCGCGAGGCGACGCGGCTGTTCAAGGAGGCCGGCTGGGAGGTCCGCAACGGCAAGCTGACCAATGTGAGGACCGGCGAGGTGATGGCGGTCGAGTTTCTCGACGGCACCGGCGCGCTGACCCGCGTCACCCAACCCTACATCGAGACCCTGCGCCGCGTCGGCATCGACGCCACCATGCGCCTCGTCGACAGCGCCCAGTATCAGGCGCGGCTGGACGAGTTCGATTTCGACGCCACCATCGTCAATCTCGCCTTCTTCACCCCGCCCGGCACCGAGTTGCGCAGCTATTTCGGTTCCGCCGCCGCCGGCCTCAAGGGATCGGCCAACTATTCCGGCATCCATGACCCGGTGGCCGACGCCCTGATCGAGAAGGCGCTGACGGCCAAGGATCTGGACACGGTGCAGGCCGCCACCCGCGCGCTCGACCGTGTCCTGCTGTGGGGCTTCTACATGGTGCCGCAATGGCACAATGCCGAAAACTGGATCGCCCACAAGGCGTGGCTGGCGCATCCGACGGTCTGGCCGAAATACGACCAGGACTATCGCAGCACCAATTTTCCGGCGACCTGGTGGGTGGATGCGGCTGGGAAGGCAGCGCAGCCTTGA
- the nudC gene encoding NAD(+) diphosphatase: MTDRPNIYAATPIDRASLRRKDEDWLTQAWLAPASRVLPVWQSKSFVAGPPEAPRAVLLPAEGLEAVPIFLGLMEDGAPLFAVDLSMVEEPDALPALQGRGRFEDLRATGPLMPEGEAALCAYARGMVWWNARHRFCGVCGSPAATAEGGHVRICTNPDCATHHFPRTDPAVIMLVHDGGDRVVLGRQSRFPPGMHSVLAGFVEPGESLEDTVAREVFEEVGLTVTDIGYRSSQPWPFPSSLMLGFTARATSFDIDTGNDELESARWFDREFLRTHTPDESFRLARTDSIAHRLIREWMAEG; the protein is encoded by the coding sequence ATGACCGACCGCCCCAACATCTACGCCGCCACGCCGATCGACCGCGCCTCCCTCCGCCGCAAGGACGAGGATTGGCTGACGCAGGCCTGGCTCGCTCCCGCATCCCGCGTCCTGCCGGTCTGGCAGAGCAAGAGCTTCGTCGCCGGCCCGCCCGAAGCGCCGCGCGCCGTGCTGCTGCCCGCCGAGGGACTGGAGGCGGTGCCGATCTTCCTCGGCCTCATGGAGGATGGCGCCCCGCTGTTCGCCGTCGACCTGTCGATGGTGGAGGAGCCGGACGCTCTGCCTGCCCTGCAGGGCCGCGGCCGCTTCGAGGATTTGCGCGCCACCGGCCCGCTGATGCCGGAAGGCGAGGCGGCGCTGTGCGCATATGCCCGCGGCATGGTGTGGTGGAACGCCCGCCACCGTTTCTGCGGCGTCTGCGGCTCCCCGGCGGCGACGGCCGAGGGCGGGCATGTGCGGATTTGCACCAACCCCGACTGCGCCACCCACCATTTCCCGCGCACCGACCCGGCGGTGATCATGCTGGTCCATGACGGCGGCGACCGGGTCGTGCTGGGTCGCCAGAGCCGCTTCCCGCCCGGCATGCATTCGGTGCTGGCCGGTTTCGTCGAGCCGGGCGAAAGCCTGGAGGACACCGTCGCCCGCGAGGTGTTCGAGGAGGTCGGGCTGACCGTGACCGACATCGGCTACCGCTCGTCGCAGCCCTGGCCCTTTCCGTCGTCGCTGATGCTGGGCTTCACCGCGCGGGCCACCAGCTTCGACATCGACACCGGCAACGATGAACTGGAAAGCGCGCGCTGGTTCGACCGCGAGTTCCTGCGCACCCACACCCCGGACGAGAGCTTCCGCCTTGCCCGCACCGACTCGATCGCCCACCGCCTGATCCGGGAATGGATGGCGGAGGGCTGA
- a CDS encoding NUDIX hydrolase: MSFLDHIRACNAHDLSGFRPFELDGHTVGWVRHALAEALPGVDPGFVVTPDRLTVAPEIRDFEARSTLLGHAAAYLVERGTVKALRREYYPVLPQWGAEPLARLDRAAVGAFGIEAFGLHINGFVRDRTGGLQLWVGHRARDREVAPGQLDNLIAGGQPIGLTLAENLEKEAAEEAGLDAETARRAVPVGAISYTMETPAGLKRDRLFVYDLELPPGLIPVNTDGEVEAFELWPLDRVAESVRGTGDWKFNVNLVVTDFLIRHGWLTPENEPDYLEIACGLRR, encoded by the coding sequence ATGAGCTTCCTCGATCACATCCGCGCGTGCAACGCGCACGACCTGTCCGGCTTCCGCCCCTTCGAGCTGGACGGCCACACCGTGGGCTGGGTGCGTCATGCCCTGGCAGAGGCGTTGCCCGGCGTCGATCCCGGCTTCGTCGTCACCCCCGACCGGCTGACCGTCGCCCCCGAGATCCGCGATTTCGAGGCACGCTCGACCTTGCTCGGCCATGCCGCGGCCTATCTGGTCGAACGGGGAACGGTCAAGGCGCTGCGCAGGGAATATTACCCGGTCCTGCCGCAGTGGGGGGCGGAGCCGCTGGCCCGTCTCGACCGCGCCGCCGTCGGCGCCTTCGGCATCGAAGCCTTCGGCCTGCACATCAACGGCTTCGTCCGCGACCGGACCGGCGGCCTGCAGCTGTGGGTCGGCCACCGTGCCCGCGACCGCGAGGTGGCGCCGGGCCAGCTCGACAACCTGATCGCCGGCGGCCAGCCGATCGGCCTGACATTGGCCGAGAATCTGGAGAAGGAGGCGGCGGAGGAGGCCGGACTCGATGCGGAGACCGCGCGGCGCGCCGTGCCGGTCGGCGCCATCAGCTACACGATGGAGACACCGGCCGGATTGAAGCGCGACCGCCTGTTCGTCTACGACCTGGAGCTTCCGCCCGGTCTCATCCCGGTCAACACCGACGGCGAGGTGGAGGCCTTCGAGCTCTGGCCGCTGGACAGGGTGGCGGAGTCGGTGCGCGGCACCGGCGACTGGAAGTTCAACGTCAACCTCGTGGTGACCGACTTCCTGATCCGACACGGCTGGCTGACCCCGGAGAACGAGCCCGACTATCTGGAGATCGCCTGCGGCCTGCGCCGTTAG
- the hisN gene encoding histidinol-phosphatase, translating into MTEPCPAPMVALAQRLADSSGSVVRRYFRTPVAIDDKADASPVTIADREAEHVIRTIIESQRPDDGIYGEEHGTKNLDAEWVWVIDPIDGTKSFITGRPIFGTLIALLHHGRPVMGIIDQPIVGDRWIGVEGRPTTHNGQPVRVRPCPGGLAAAMFGTTSPDLFPGSDYDAYRRVAATVKTASYGGDCYSYGLLASGYYDLIVESGLKLYDFAALVPVVTGAGGLMTDWEGKPLDANSSGRVIAAGDPQTHRDAMKALAG; encoded by the coding sequence ATGACCGAACCCTGCCCCGCCCCGATGGTGGCGCTCGCCCAGCGGTTGGCCGACTCCAGCGGCAGCGTGGTCCGCCGCTATTTCCGCACCCCCGTCGCCATCGACGACAAGGCCGACGCCTCGCCGGTCACCATCGCCGACCGCGAGGCGGAGCATGTCATCCGCACCATCATCGAAAGCCAGCGCCCCGACGACGGCATCTATGGCGAGGAACACGGCACCAAGAACCTGGACGCCGAATGGGTGTGGGTGATCGACCCCATCGACGGCACCAAGTCCTTCATCACCGGCAGGCCGATCTTCGGCACGCTGATCGCCCTGCTGCATCATGGCCGTCCGGTCATGGGCATCATCGACCAGCCCATCGTCGGCGACCGCTGGATCGGCGTCGAAGGCCGGCCAACCACCCACAACGGCCAACCGGTGCGCGTGCGCCCCTGCCCCGGCGGTCTGGCTGCGGCCATGTTCGGCACCACCTCGCCCGACCTGTTCCCCGGCAGCGACTACGACGCCTACCGCCGCGTCGCCGCCACGGTGAAGACCGCATCCTATGGCGGCGACTGCTACAGCTACGGCCTGCTGGCGTCGGGCTATTACGACCTCATCGTCGAATCGGGGCTGAAGCTGTACGACTTCGCGGCGCTGGTGCCGGTGGTGACCGGGGCCGGCGGGCTGATGACGGATTGGGAGGGCAAGCCGCTCGACGCCAACTCCAGCGGCCGGGTGATCGCCGCCGGCGACCCGCAGACCCACCGGGACGCCATGAAGGCCCTGGCCGGCTGA
- a CDS encoding microcin C ABC transporter permease YejB, whose protein sequence is MLAYIIRRLLLIIPTLFGIMVINFLIVQIAPGGPIEQMIARVQGTAVEATSRIGGSAGGDANAAQRQNQTGGDSGGKYRGAQGLDPAFIKQLEKEFGFDKPIHERFIHMMSNYIVFDFGTSYFRDRRVVDLVLEKMPVSISLGIWTTLIVYLVSIPLGIAKAVRDGQPFDVWTSGVVIVGYAIPSFLFAVLLIVVFAGGRYLDWFPLRGLVSDNWGDLPWYKQVLDYFWHMALPVVSMVIGGFAGLTMLTKNSFMEEIGKQYVTTARAKGLTENRVLYGHVFRNAMLIVIAGFPGAFIGILFTGAMLIEVIFSLDGLGLLGFEAAINRDYPVMFGTLYFFTLLGLIMNLVGDVTYVMVDPRIDFDSRRV, encoded by the coding sequence ATGCTGGCCTACATCATCCGCCGCCTGTTGCTGATCATCCCCACCCTGTTCGGGATCATGGTGATCAATTTCCTGATCGTGCAGATCGCCCCCGGCGGCCCGATCGAGCAGATGATCGCCCGCGTCCAGGGCACGGCGGTGGAGGCGACCTCGCGCATCGGCGGCAGCGCCGGCGGCGACGCCAACGCCGCCCAGCGCCAGAACCAGACCGGCGGCGACAGCGGCGGCAAGTACCGTGGCGCCCAGGGGCTGGATCCCGCCTTCATCAAGCAGCTGGAGAAGGAGTTCGGCTTCGACAAGCCGATCCACGAACGCTTCATCCACATGATGTCCAACTACATCGTGTTCGATTTCGGCACCAGCTACTTCCGGGACCGCCGCGTCGTCGATCTGGTGCTGGAGAAGATGCCGGTGTCGATCTCGCTCGGCATCTGGACGACGCTGATCGTCTATCTGGTCTCCATTCCCTTGGGCATCGCCAAGGCGGTGCGCGACGGCCAGCCCTTCGATGTCTGGACGTCGGGCGTCGTCATCGTCGGCTACGCCATCCCCAGCTTCCTGTTCGCGGTGCTGCTGATCGTGGTGTTCGCCGGCGGGCGATACCTCGACTGGTTCCCCCTGCGCGGGCTGGTGTCGGACAATTGGGGCGATCTGCCCTGGTACAAACAAGTGCTCGATTACTTCTGGCACATGGCGCTGCCGGTGGTCTCCATGGTGATCGGCGGCTTCGCCGGCCTGACCATGCTGACCAAGAATTCCTTCATGGAGGAGATCGGCAAGCAGTATGTCACCACCGCCAGGGCCAAGGGCCTGACGGAGAACCGCGTTCTGTACGGCCACGTCTTCCGCAACGCCATGCTGATCGTCATCGCCGGCTTCCCCGGCGCCTTCATCGGCATCCTGTTCACCGGCGCCATGCTGATCGAGGTGATCTTCTCGCTCGACGGGCTGGGGCTCTTGGGCTTCGAGGCGGCGATCAACCGCGACTATCCGGTGATGTTCGGCACGCTCTATTTCTTCACGCTGCTGGGGCTGATCATGAATCTGGTCGGCGACGTCACCTATGTGATGGTCGATCCCCGCATCGACTTCGACTCGCGGAGGGTGTGA
- a CDS encoding c-type cytochrome: MSMEWNKIFGAVLLAGLIAMLAGFASKVLVHSKPLEKSVYVVATPEGAAPADKAAAPTGPAPIAPLLAAASPENGQKVAKACAACHSFDKGGANKVGPNLYGIVGGPKGHIQGFSYSDALVKTGGSWTYDELNKFLYDPKGYAAGTKMTFAGLKKDEDRAAVIAYLRSLADSPQPLPQ, from the coding sequence ATGAGCATGGAGTGGAACAAGATTTTCGGCGCCGTGCTGCTGGCCGGGCTGATCGCGATGCTGGCCGGATTCGCGTCCAAGGTGCTGGTTCATTCGAAGCCGCTGGAAAAGAGTGTCTATGTCGTCGCGACTCCCGAGGGGGCCGCACCCGCCGACAAGGCCGCCGCTCCCACCGGTCCGGCGCCGATCGCCCCTCTGCTCGCCGCCGCCAGCCCGGAGAACGGCCAGAAGGTGGCCAAGGCCTGCGCCGCCTGCCACAGCTTCGACAAGGGCGGCGCCAACAAGGTCGGTCCGAACCTGTACGGCATCGTCGGCGGTCCGAAGGGCCACATCCAGGGCTTCAGCTATTCCGACGCGCTGGTGAAGACCGGCGGCAGCTGGACCTATGACGAGCTGAACAAGTTCCTCTACGACCCGAAGGGCTATGCCGCCGGGACCAAGATGACCTTCGCCGGCCTGAAGAAGGACGAGGACCGCGCCGCCGTCATCGCCTATCTGCGCTCGCTGGCCGACAGCCCGCAGCCGCTGCCGCAGTAA
- a CDS encoding 3-deoxy-manno-octulosonate cytidylyltransferase, translating into MPTASSPTRPANPIVVIPARMASTRLPGKPLADILGAPMIVHVLRRAMEAAIGPVVVACAEAEIARAVEAAGGTAVLTRPDHPSGSDRIFEALRLIDPEGRHDAVVNVQGDLPTIEPESVRAVFAPLADPDVDIATLVVEIAREEERTDPNVVKAVLELPAGARQGRALYFTRATAPTGDGPLYHHIGLYAYRRAALERFVSLPPSVLEQRERLEQLRALADGMRIDAAVVDAVPLGVDTPGDLERACALLSARKGG; encoded by the coding sequence ATGCCGACCGCCTCCAGCCCGACCCGTCCCGCCAACCCGATCGTGGTGATCCCGGCGCGCATGGCCTCCACCCGGCTGCCGGGCAAGCCGCTGGCCGACATCCTGGGCGCGCCGATGATCGTCCATGTGCTGCGCCGCGCCATGGAGGCGGCGATCGGCCCGGTGGTGGTCGCCTGCGCGGAAGCCGAGATCGCCCGCGCGGTCGAGGCCGCCGGCGGCACCGCGGTGCTGACGCGCCCCGACCATCCCTCGGGCTCCGACCGCATCTTCGAGGCGCTGCGGCTGATCGACCCGGAGGGGCGGCACGATGCGGTGGTCAATGTGCAGGGCGACCTGCCGACCATCGAGCCGGAGAGCGTGCGCGCCGTCTTCGCGCCGCTGGCCGACCCCGATGTGGACATCGCCACCCTGGTGGTGGAGATCGCGCGGGAGGAGGAGCGAACCGACCCCAACGTGGTCAAGGCGGTGCTGGAGCTGCCGGCCGGTGCCCGGCAGGGCCGCGCGCTCTACTTCACCCGCGCCACCGCGCCGACCGGCGACGGCCCGCTCTACCACCACATCGGCCTCTACGCCTATCGCCGGGCGGCGCTGGAGCGATTCGTGTCGCTGCCGCCCTCGGTGCTGGAGCAGCGCGAGCGGCTGGAGCAGCTGCGCGCGCTCGCCGACGGCATGCGCATCGACGCGGCGGTCGTTGACGCGGTTCCCCTGGGTGTCGATACTCCCGGCGACCTGGAGCGCGCCTGCGCCCTCCTGTCCGCCCGCAAGGGCGGCTGA
- a CDS encoding prephenate dehydratase, protein MPTTNIIAFQGFPGAYSDLACRNARPTMTTMPCATFEDAFAAVREDRASLAMIPVENSIAGRVADNHYLLPDGGLHIIGEHFQRVNHQLLAPKGATLDSIETVRSHIQALSQCQTAIRGLGLQPINHADTAGAAKEIAAMNDPRHAAIASSLAAEIYGLDILKSGIEDAAHNTTRFLIMAREPKLPAPGSCKTITTFVFRVRSVPAALYKALGGFATNGINMTKLESYMVGGHFTQTQFYADVEGHPDERPLRLALEELDFFAREVKILGVYPANPFRYQESQRVGED, encoded by the coding sequence ATGCCCACGACCAACATCATCGCCTTCCAGGGCTTCCCCGGCGCCTATTCCGACCTGGCCTGCCGCAACGCGCGGCCAACCATGACGACGATGCCCTGCGCCACCTTCGAGGATGCCTTCGCCGCGGTGCGCGAGGATCGGGCCTCGCTGGCGATGATCCCCGTGGAGAACTCCATCGCCGGCCGCGTCGCCGACAACCATTATCTGCTGCCGGACGGCGGCCTGCACATCATCGGCGAGCATTTCCAGCGGGTGAACCACCAGCTGCTGGCGCCCAAGGGGGCCACGCTGGACAGCATCGAGACGGTGCGCAGCCACATCCAGGCGCTGTCCCAGTGCCAGACCGCCATCCGCGGCCTGGGTCTGCAGCCGATCAACCATGCCGACACGGCGGGCGCGGCGAAGGAAATCGCCGCGATGAACGACCCGCGCCATGCCGCCATCGCCTCCTCGCTGGCCGCGGAGATCTACGGCCTGGACATCCTCAAGAGCGGGATCGAGGACGCGGCCCACAACACCACCCGCTTCCTGATCATGGCGCGCGAGCCGAAACTGCCGGCGCCGGGCTCCTGCAAGACGATCACCACCTTCGTCTTCCGCGTCCGCAGCGTGCCGGCCGCGCTGTACAAGGCGCTGGGCGGTTTCGCCACCAACGGCATCAACATGACCAAGCTGGAAAGCTACATGGTCGGCGGCCACTTCACCCAGACCCAGTTCTACGCCGACGTCGAGGGGCACCCGGACGAGCGCCCGCTGCGCCTCGCCCTGGAGGAACTGGACTTCTTCGCCCGCGAGGTGAAGATCCTCGGCGTCTATCCGGCCAACCCCTTCCGCTACCAGGAAAGCCAGCGCGTCGGCGAGGACTGA
- a CDS encoding ABC transporter permease, protein MTPLTRRRLANFKANRRGFWSFWIFLVLFVLSLGAEFIANDKPLLVEYENRYYWPVFQTYPETTFGGEFETETDYRDAYVRDLINAKGWMVWPPIPYSYRTINYNLPVPAPAPPSADNWLGTDDQGRDVVARLIYGFRISVLFGLVLTAFSSVIGVAAGAVQGYFGGLTDLLFQRFIEIWQGLPTLFLLIILASVVTPTFWWLLGLLLLFSWTSLVHVVRAEFLRARNLDYVRAAKALGANDVTIMVRHVLPNAMVATLTFMPFILNGSITTLTALDFLGFGLPPGSPSLGELLAQGKANLQAPWLGLTAFFVLAIMLSLLIFIGEAVRDAFDPRKTIAQLSTALPGEAAAATTARKEAAE, encoded by the coding sequence ATGACTCCGCTGACCCGGCGCCGGCTGGCCAATTTCAAGGCGAACCGCCGCGGTTTCTGGTCCTTCTGGATCTTCCTGGTGCTGTTCGTCCTCTCGCTGGGGGCGGAGTTCATCGCCAACGACAAGCCGCTGCTGGTCGAGTACGAGAACCGGTATTACTGGCCGGTCTTCCAGACCTACCCCGAGACCACCTTCGGCGGCGAGTTCGAGACGGAGACCGATTACCGCGACGCTTACGTCCGCGACCTGATCAACGCCAAGGGCTGGATGGTCTGGCCGCCGATCCCCTACAGCTACCGCACCATCAACTACAACCTTCCGGTCCCGGCCCCGGCTCCGCCGTCGGCCGACAACTGGCTGGGCACCGACGACCAGGGGCGCGACGTGGTGGCGCGGCTGATCTACGGCTTCCGCATCTCGGTGCTGTTCGGTCTGGTGCTGACCGCCTTCTCCTCGGTCATCGGCGTCGCGGCCGGCGCGGTCCAGGGATACTTCGGCGGACTGACCGACCTGCTGTTCCAGCGCTTCATCGAGATCTGGCAGGGGCTTCCCACCCTGTTCCTGCTGATCATCCTGGCCAGCGTGGTGACACCGACCTTCTGGTGGCTCTTGGGCCTGCTGCTGCTGTTCTCCTGGACCTCGCTCGTGCATGTGGTGCGGGCGGAGTTCCTGCGGGCGCGCAACCTCGACTACGTGCGCGCCGCCAAGGCGCTGGGGGCCAACGACGTCACCATCATGGTGCGCCATGTGCTGCCCAACGCCATGGTGGCGACGCTGACCTTCATGCCCTTCATCCTCAACGGCTCGATCACCACGCTGACGGCTCTGGACTTTTTGGGATTCGGCCTGCCGCCCGGCTCACCGTCGCTGGGGGAGCTGCTGGCCCAGGGCAAGGCCAATCTCCAGGCGCCCTGGCTGGGGCTGACCGCCTTCTTCGTGCTGGCGATCATGCTCAGCCTGCTGATCTTCATCGGCGAGGCGGTGCGCGACGCCTTCGACCCGCGCAAGACCATCGCCCAGCTGTCCACCGCCCTGCCCGGCGAGGCCGCCGCCGCGACCACGGCGCGCAAGGAGGCGGCGGAATGA
- a CDS encoding extracellular solute-binding protein, with the protein MTGRMRWLGTGMAAAMAAGLLLASPLAAQSQGSHALSLHGKPKYGPDFQHLDYVNPDAPKGGEVKLMAFGGFDNLNPFILRGQPAAGAGLVFQTLTTSNGDEAITEYGLLAESIEVAPDRTWVAFTLRPEARFHDGKPVTADDVIWSFDTLREKGHPLYRTYYADVTKAEKTGERTVRFSFRNGNNPELPVIMGQLPVLPKHFFANRDFATTTLEPLLGSGPYKVADVQAGRAITYERVQDWWAKDLPINRGRYNFDRIRYDYYRDLDVAFEAFKAGAYDFRLENSSKNWTTGYNVPAVQNGQIVKEELKHEDPQGMQAFVFNIRRPIFEDRRVREALNYLFDYEWTRANLSYGLYQRTKSYFANTELAATGLPSPAELKLLEPFRGQIPDEVFTKPYEPPKTDASGNIRGNLRTALGLLKEAGWELKNGKLVNAQGQPFRFEILLVQAEMERIVQPFVRNLERAGIEAQIRVVDSAQYQNRTDNFDYDMIIERFPQSLSPGNEQRDYWESSRADQPGSRNSIGIKNPAVDKLVETLIAAPDREALITATRALDRVLLWNWYVIPHWHDTVYRVAYWNRFSHPAVAPKYGLGFSDSWWVDADKNAKLANSARRTGP; encoded by the coding sequence ATGACGGGTCGGATGCGGTGGCTGGGCACCGGTATGGCGGCAGCGATGGCGGCGGGGCTTCTGCTTGCGTCCCCGCTTGCGGCCCAGAGCCAGGGCAGCCATGCCCTGTCCCTGCACGGCAAGCCGAAATACGGGCCGGACTTCCAGCATCTCGACTATGTCAACCCAGACGCCCCCAAGGGCGGCGAGGTCAAGCTGATGGCCTTCGGCGGCTTCGACAACCTCAACCCCTTCATCCTGCGCGGGCAGCCCGCCGCCGGGGCCGGGCTGGTGTTCCAGACCCTGACCACCAGCAACGGCGACGAGGCGATCACCGAATACGGCCTGCTGGCCGAAAGCATCGAGGTCGCGCCGGACCGGACCTGGGTCGCCTTCACCCTGCGGCCGGAGGCCCGCTTCCACGACGGCAAGCCGGTCACCGCGGACGACGTGATCTGGAGCTTCGACACGCTGCGGGAAAAGGGCCACCCGCTCTACCGCACCTACTATGCCGACGTGACGAAGGCGGAGAAGACCGGCGAGCGCACGGTCAGATTCTCGTTCCGGAATGGCAACAATCCCGAGCTTCCGGTCATCATGGGTCAGCTGCCGGTGCTGCCGAAACATTTCTTCGCCAACCGGGATTTCGCCACCACCACGCTGGAGCCTCTGCTCGGCAGCGGTCCCTACAAGGTGGCGGATGTGCAGGCCGGGCGCGCCATCACCTACGAGCGGGTGCAGGACTGGTGGGCCAAGGATCTGCCGATCAACCGAGGCCGCTACAATTTCGACCGCATCCGCTACGACTATTACCGCGACCTCGACGTGGCGTTCGAAGCGTTCAAGGCCGGCGCCTATGATTTCCGGCTGGAGAACTCGTCGAAGAACTGGACCACCGGCTACAACGTTCCGGCGGTGCAGAACGGCCAGATCGTCAAGGAGGAGTTGAAGCACGAAGACCCGCAGGGCATGCAGGCCTTCGTCTTCAACATCCGCCGCCCGATCTTCGAAGACCGCCGCGTGCGCGAGGCGCTGAATTACCTGTTCGACTATGAATGGACGCGCGCCAACCTGTCCTACGGCCTCTACCAGCGCACCAAGAGCTATTTCGCCAACACCGAACTGGCGGCCACCGGCCTGCCCTCCCCCGCCGAACTGAAGCTGCTGGAGCCCTTCCGCGGCCAGATCCCGGACGAGGTGTTCACCAAGCCTTATGAGCCGCCGAAGACCGACGCCAGCGGCAACATCCGCGGCAATCTGCGCACCGCGCTCGGCCTGCTGAAGGAGGCCGGCTGGGAGTTGAAGAACGGCAAGCTGGTGAATGCGCAGGGCCAGCCCTTCCGCTTCGAGATCCTGCTGGTCCAGGCCGAGATGGAGCGCATCGTCCAGCCCTTCGTCCGCAATCTGGAACGCGCCGGCATCGAAGCGCAGATCCGCGTGGTCGACAGCGCACAGTACCAGAACCGCACCGATAATTTCGATTACGATATGATCATCGAGCGCTTCCCGCAGTCGTTGTCGCCCGGCAACGAACAGCGTGATTACTGGGAATCCTCGCGCGCCGACCAGCCGGGCAGCCGCAACAGCATCGGCATCAAGAACCCGGCGGTCGACAAGCTGGTGGAGACGCTGATCGCCGCCCCCGACCGCGAGGCGCTGATCACCGCCACCCGAGCGCTGGACCGCGTGCTGCTGTGGAACTGGTACGTCATCCCGCACTGGCACGACACCGTGTACCGCGTGGCCTACTGGAACCGTTTCTCCCATCCCGCGGTTGCCCCGAAATACGGCCTGGGCTTCTCCGACAGCTGGTGGGTCGATGCGGACAAGAACGCCAAGCTGGCCAACAGCGCGCGCCGGACAGGTCCCTGA